A region of Granulicella sibirica DNA encodes the following proteins:
- a CDS encoding winged helix-turn-helix domain-containing protein, whose protein sequence is MARQYRFGDIIIDQQSFRLLQAGKPLAIEPKSLHVLIFLVQNKDRLIERRELLSAVWGDAFVTDHVLNRAIGQLRKVLQDDPKQPRYIETVPTLGYRFIADVEIFEETASTPALPQVGKLPNPRQIGEQREPESIGVAGTEPPVAPPRHRSTFVIASACLVLIVLLAAFGIIRNHTASRTRSLAVLPLKNISGDPAQDYLADGMTEELITDLGQIGALSVISPTTAMQYKNPHKSLPRIAQELHVDAVVEGSVTRSGDRLRIDAQLTDAHADKQIWARSFEGDLHDAFALQNQVAGAVAEEIRIKMTTQEKTELSSSRQTNPLAYQALLKGYYFENGNNSPDSLRKSQQYFRQAADLDPHFARAYVGIARSYNFLANVDAIAPGEATAAADAALVRALELDPNLGEAYAERGWMQLFYHWDLPDAGRDFRHAIELNPGDASFHEGLAHYLVRIGKFDEGFQEFERAETLDPLSLRNKSDYCMILMFAKRYDDAIRRCREALEMDPNYDMALGTLGDIYERTGHYAEAHEILKRTSWCASAQCQLAFDEMHGAPGSAGAFEAWMKGPHETLNSNDLARIYAAIGKKDLAFENMERAYEERRGMQDMTFWSIDPMFEPLYSDPRFDAFLKHAGLPPRPTPATAGSN, encoded by the coding sequence GTGGCCCGTCAATACCGCTTCGGTGACATCATCATCGATCAGCAAAGCTTCCGTCTCCTGCAGGCCGGCAAGCCCCTCGCCATCGAGCCGAAGTCGTTGCATGTGCTCATCTTTCTCGTACAGAACAAAGACCGCTTGATCGAACGGCGGGAGCTTCTCTCTGCGGTCTGGGGCGACGCTTTCGTCACCGATCACGTCCTGAACCGCGCTATCGGCCAGCTTCGCAAGGTCCTTCAGGATGATCCAAAGCAGCCTCGCTACATCGAAACCGTTCCCACCCTCGGCTACCGCTTCATCGCCGATGTCGAAATCTTCGAGGAGACGGCCAGCACTCCGGCGCTTCCGCAAGTGGGGAAGCTCCCCAACCCACGGCAAATAGGAGAGCAACGAGAGCCTGAGTCGATCGGCGTAGCCGGGACCGAACCACCGGTCGCACCACCCAGGCACCGGTCCACGTTTGTCATCGCATCCGCGTGCCTGGTTCTGATCGTCTTGCTGGCCGCCTTCGGCATAATCCGAAACCACACCGCGAGCCGGACCCGTTCGCTCGCCGTTCTTCCCCTCAAGAACATCTCAGGCGACCCCGCGCAGGACTACCTCGCCGACGGAATGACCGAGGAACTCATCACCGACCTCGGCCAGATCGGCGCGTTGAGCGTCATCTCGCCCACGACCGCCATGCAGTACAAGAACCCGCACAAATCCCTCCCCCGTATCGCTCAGGAACTCCACGTCGATGCGGTCGTGGAGGGTTCCGTGACCCGTTCCGGCGACCGCCTCCGCATCGATGCGCAACTGACCGACGCCCACGCCGACAAGCAAATCTGGGCTCGCAGCTTCGAAGGCGATCTGCACGATGCCTTCGCGCTTCAAAACCAGGTCGCCGGTGCGGTCGCGGAAGAGATCCGCATCAAGATGACCACGCAGGAAAAGACAGAGCTCTCGAGCAGCCGCCAAACCAACCCGCTCGCGTATCAGGCACTCCTCAAGGGCTACTACTTCGAGAATGGGAATAATAGCCCTGATTCGCTTCGCAAGTCGCAACAGTACTTTAGGCAGGCAGCGGACCTGGACCCGCACTTCGCGCGGGCCTATGTCGGCATAGCGCGCAGTTACAACTTCCTCGCAAACGTGGATGCCATCGCGCCGGGTGAGGCAACGGCCGCCGCGGATGCCGCGCTCGTGAGGGCGCTCGAACTCGATCCCAATCTCGGCGAAGCTTACGCCGAGCGTGGCTGGATGCAGTTGTTCTACCACTGGGATCTGCCCGACGCAGGGAGAGACTTTCGCCATGCCATCGAACTGAATCCCGGCGACGCCAGCTTTCACGAAGGGCTGGCACACTATCTGGTACGCATCGGGAAGTTCGACGAGGGTTTTCAGGAGTTCGAGCGCGCCGAAACTCTCGACCCGCTGTCCCTCCGTAACAAATCCGACTACTGCATGATATTGATGTTCGCGAAGCGTTACGACGACGCTATTCGCCGGTGCCGGGAGGCTCTCGAGATGGATCCGAACTACGATATGGCCCTCGGAACGCTCGGTGATATCTACGAGAGGACAGGCCACTACGCCGAGGCACACGAAATCCTCAAAAGGACATCATGGTGTGCCTCCGCGCAATGTCAGTTGGCCTTCGATGAAATGCACGGTGCGCCGGGATCGGCCGGAGCCTTCGAGGCATGGATGAAGGGCCCGCATGAAACTCTGAACTCAAATGATCTCGCCAGAATCTACGCCGCGATCGGTAAGAAGGATCTCGCCTTCGAAAACATGGAAAGGGCATACGAGGAGCGGCGGGGTATGCAGGACATGACCTTCTGGAGCATCGACCCAATGTTTGAGCCGCTCTACTCCGACCCCCGCTTCGACGCCTTTCTCAAGCACGCCGGCCTTCCGCCGAGACCCACTCCCGCAACGGCCGGATCAAACTGA
- a CDS encoding HAMP domain-containing methyl-accepting chemotaxis protein, which produces MDMTIGKRFIVTSGVCLLLMTLLAGITINGLYQAGQATDELGNSEIPSTRTSMALASDLHQLRGDYWKRMAVEAPDRRASEDLEIRADRALLAKDLKAYEPGIGDAEDRGNYEEFTALVNEVDTAWQQVAVVDDTGKGDESVDLFLKIAFPKYEQAEAVVSKMVEYNKRTADGNTAASVSTSSHSLWLAVLIGLTALLGGTAVSWFMVRAVNTTLRAATQELGEGASQVVSASAQVNSSSQSLAQGSSEQAATIEETSAAAHEINSMAQRNTTNSLSIATMVDSSQRSFAETNVLLDGLLEAMSDIDASSQKISKVIKVIDDIAFQTNILALNAAVEAARAGEAGMGFAVVADEVRSLAQRSASASKDTALMIEESILKSSRGKLSVEEVATAIRTLTSDSSKMKVLVDEIHLGSSEQAKGLDQITNSIQEMEKVTQNTAASSEESASAAEELSAQAESVQSIVRRLEALVDGGSARQAPRTTLTSKGPATRPIQKRPVARKPMMSAIPLSPSLPPQKSSVSANEFPMEESFQSF; this is translated from the coding sequence ATGGATATGACAATCGGAAAACGCTTTATCGTGACCTCCGGAGTTTGCCTGCTCCTGATGACTCTTCTCGCAGGCATTACGATCAACGGACTTTATCAGGCCGGACAAGCAACCGATGAGCTGGGAAACAGCGAGATTCCCTCAACCCGCACCTCCATGGCACTCGCCTCGGATCTGCATCAGCTCCGGGGTGACTACTGGAAGCGCATGGCGGTCGAGGCACCGGACCGGAGGGCATCCGAAGATCTGGAGATTCGAGCCGACCGGGCCCTGCTCGCGAAGGATCTAAAGGCTTACGAACCTGGGATCGGTGACGCGGAAGATCGCGGCAACTATGAAGAGTTTACTGCCCTTGTGAATGAAGTCGATACCGCCTGGCAACAAGTTGCCGTGGTTGACGACACTGGAAAGGGAGACGAATCGGTAGACCTGTTTCTGAAGATCGCGTTTCCCAAGTATGAGCAGGCCGAGGCGGTCGTGAGCAAGATGGTGGAGTACAACAAGAGGACCGCCGACGGGAATACCGCAGCGAGCGTCTCCACCTCCTCCCACTCACTCTGGCTGGCGGTGTTGATCGGACTTACCGCGTTGCTGGGCGGCACTGCTGTCTCGTGGTTCATGGTGCGTGCGGTGAACACGACTCTGCGCGCGGCTACCCAGGAACTGGGCGAGGGAGCGAGCCAGGTTGTCAGCGCGTCCGCGCAGGTGAACTCCTCGAGCCAGTCGCTTGCTCAGGGATCGTCCGAGCAGGCGGCCACCATTGAGGAAACCTCGGCGGCGGCACACGAGATCAACTCGATGGCACAGCGCAACACGACGAACTCTCTGTCGATCGCCACCATGGTCGACTCCTCTCAACGGAGCTTTGCGGAGACAAACGTGCTGCTCGATGGCCTGCTCGAGGCGATGAGTGACATTGATGCGTCGAGCCAGAAGATCTCCAAGGTGATCAAGGTGATTGACGATATCGCCTTCCAAACCAATATCCTGGCGCTCAACGCCGCGGTTGAGGCAGCTCGGGCCGGTGAGGCCGGGATGGGTTTTGCAGTGGTTGCGGACGAGGTGCGCAGCCTCGCGCAGCGCTCGGCCTCCGCGTCCAAGGACACCGCGCTCATGATCGAAGAGTCCATTCTGAAATCCAGTCGCGGCAAGCTGAGTGTCGAGGAAGTGGCTACCGCCATCCGCACGCTGACTTCGGACTCCTCGAAGATGAAGGTGCTGGTAGACGAGATCCACCTGGGCAGTTCCGAGCAGGCGAAAGGTCTCGACCAGATCACGAACTCGATCCAGGAGATGGAGAAGGTGACGCAGAATACCGCTGCTTCCTCCGAAGAGAGTGCTTCCGCCGCAGAGGAACTGTCTGCGCAGGCGGAATCGGTGCAGTCTATCGTCCGGCGCCTTGAAGCGCTTGTGGATGGTGGCTCCGCCCGCCAGGCTCCCCGGACGACGCTGACCAGCAAAGGGCCTGCGACCCGGCCGATCCAGAAAAGGCCGGTTGCGCGCAAGCCGATGATGTCTGCCATCCCCTTGTCACCTTCCTTGCCACCGCAAAAGAGCAGCGTCAGCGCGAACGAGTTCCCCATGGAAGAAAGCTTCCAGTCTTTTTGA
- the topA gene encoding type I DNA topoisomerase yields MAKSLVIVESPAKAKTINKYLGNDYIVEASLGHIMDLPKNDIGVELLKRTFEPTLIVSPGKEKIVERLQKLAAKADMVYLAPDPDREGEAIAAHLAIQLLPMVKDKSKLRRVTFNEITQKAVKAAFLQARDVDENLVDAQQTRRVLDRLVGYQISPLLWDKVRRGLSAGRVQTVALRLIVERESEINAFVPVEYWTISANLEPAPGQTFTAKFTGIDGEPARVSNGLDKDGKEQFLSGALPNGDITASVVAQLNQARWSVASVERKERKRNPTGPYTTSKLQQDASGRLGFNVRRTMGVAQRLYEGVEIGADGTVGLITYMRTDSTRVSEDAITEARDYVQKELGNPYLPAKPIDYKGKKDAQDAHEAIRPTHVEYTPDSIKQYLSEEQYRLYDMIWRKFVSSQMMPAVFDQTVVEVAAKADRSYEFRITGSIQKFDGFLAIWQTASEDTILPEMTNGQSLSILGIDSEQKATEPPPRYNEASLVKVLEEQGIGRPSTYASIINTIQDRDYVKKIQGKFVPTEIGTVVTGLLVKNFPYIFNPQYTARLEGELDSVEEGTERWTDLLNGFYDHFEKELVVASDEMEDVKRREERTDEICDKCGSPLILKWGKFGSFYACSSFSKAKPVSVAASSWKKDPKAIVKKITNSFSYPMTVKPFVSDIHEHAIRVESAKELSVAVTDAAKRSKKIIVEPVSCDFTKENFAAKPDLTAPGHDAEAEEEFCDNCGRVMVLKNGPWGPFMSCPGYSDDPPCKTIRKLTQKVQQKPPVELEEACPKCGKPLLLRNGSYGEFISCSGYPKCKYVKQELLEVPCPKCGGDIAVRKTKRGDTFYGCTKYPKCDFASNIKLVNEPCPRGNSTYLLELVNAEGTFLVCPHNHEGLPKKRVKKGAPEEPAPEITCDYKKKIAGPPPIPIPMVEAPGQAVGSVA; encoded by the coding sequence ATGGCTAAGTCTCTCGTGATCGTCGAATCGCCGGCAAAGGCAAAGACGATCAACAAATATCTCGGGAACGATTACATCGTGGAGGCCTCGCTCGGCCACATCATGGATCTCCCAAAGAACGACATCGGCGTCGAGCTCCTCAAGCGGACCTTCGAGCCGACCCTGATCGTGTCGCCAGGCAAGGAAAAGATCGTAGAACGTCTCCAGAAGCTCGCCGCCAAGGCCGACATGGTCTACCTTGCGCCCGATCCTGATCGCGAAGGCGAGGCCATCGCCGCCCACCTCGCGATCCAGCTTCTCCCCATGGTCAAGGACAAGTCGAAGCTCCGCCGCGTCACCTTCAACGAGATCACCCAGAAGGCCGTCAAGGCCGCCTTCCTCCAGGCTCGCGACGTAGACGAAAACCTCGTCGACGCCCAGCAGACCCGCCGCGTCCTCGACCGCCTCGTCGGCTATCAGATCTCCCCGCTCCTCTGGGACAAGGTCCGCCGCGGCCTCAGCGCCGGCCGCGTCCAGACCGTAGCCCTCCGCCTCATCGTCGAGCGCGAAAGCGAGATCAACGCCTTTGTTCCCGTCGAGTACTGGACCATCTCGGCAAACCTCGAGCCCGCCCCCGGCCAGACCTTCACCGCAAAGTTCACCGGCATCGACGGCGAACCCGCCCGCGTCTCAAACGGGTTGGATAAGGATGGAAAGGAGCAGTTCCTCTCCGGGGCTCTTCCCAACGGCGACATCACAGCTTCCGTCGTCGCCCAACTCAACCAGGCCCGCTGGAGCGTCGCCTCCGTCGAGCGCAAGGAGCGCAAGCGCAACCCCACCGGCCCATACACCACTAGCAAGCTCCAGCAGGATGCTTCCGGTCGGCTTGGCTTCAACGTGCGCCGCACCATGGGCGTCGCCCAGCGCCTTTACGAGGGCGTCGAGATCGGCGCCGACGGCACCGTGGGTCTCATCACCTACATGCGTACCGATTCCACCCGCGTCTCCGAAGACGCCATTACGGAAGCTCGCGACTACGTTCAGAAAGAGCTTGGCAATCCGTACCTTCCCGCCAAGCCGATCGATTACAAAGGTAAGAAAGACGCCCAGGACGCCCACGAAGCAATCCGTCCCACTCACGTCGAGTACACCCCCGACTCCATCAAGCAGTACCTGAGCGAAGAGCAGTATCGCCTCTACGACATGATCTGGCGCAAGTTCGTCTCCTCCCAGATGATGCCTGCCGTCTTCGATCAGACCGTCGTCGAGGTCGCGGCAAAGGCTGATCGCTCCTACGAGTTCCGGATCACCGGCTCCATCCAGAAGTTCGACGGCTTCCTCGCTATCTGGCAAACGGCCTCGGAGGACACCATCCTTCCCGAGATGACCAACGGCCAGTCCCTCAGCATCCTCGGCATCGACTCCGAGCAAAAGGCCACCGAACCGCCCCCGCGCTACAACGAAGCATCCCTCGTCAAGGTGCTCGAAGAGCAGGGAATCGGCCGCCCCTCCACCTACGCCTCCATCATCAACACCATCCAGGATCGCGACTACGTCAAGAAGATCCAGGGCAAGTTCGTCCCCACCGAGATCGGCACGGTGGTCACAGGCCTCCTCGTCAAGAACTTCCCCTACATCTTCAACCCCCAGTACACCGCCCGCCTTGAAGGAGAACTCGACTCCGTAGAAGAGGGCACCGAGCGCTGGACCGACCTCCTCAACGGTTTCTACGACCACTTCGAAAAAGAGCTAGTCGTCGCCTCCGACGAGATGGAAGACGTCAAGCGCAGGGAAGAGCGGACCGACGAGATCTGCGACAAGTGCGGAAGCCCGCTCATCCTCAAGTGGGGTAAGTTCGGCAGCTTCTACGCCTGCAGCTCCTTCTCAAAGGCCAAGCCCGTCTCCGTGGCCGCATCCTCCTGGAAGAAAGACCCGAAGGCGATCGTCAAGAAGATCACGAACTCCTTCTCGTACCCCATGACGGTCAAGCCCTTCGTCTCCGACATCCACGAGCACGCCATCCGCGTTGAGTCCGCGAAAGAACTCTCCGTCGCCGTCACCGACGCTGCCAAGCGCAGCAAGAAGATCATCGTAGAGCCCGTAAGCTGCGACTTCACCAAGGAAAACTTCGCCGCCAAGCCCGACCTCACCGCTCCCGGCCACGACGCCGAGGCCGAGGAAGAGTTCTGCGACAACTGCGGCCGCGTCATGGTCCTCAAGAACGGCCCCTGGGGCCCGTTCATGAGCTGCCCCGGCTACTCCGACGACCCACCCTGCAAGACCATCCGCAAGCTCACCCAGAAGGTCCAGCAGAAGCCCCCCGTCGAGCTCGAAGAGGCCTGCCCCAAGTGCGGCAAGCCCCTCCTCCTCCGCAACGGCTCCTACGGCGAGTTCATCTCCTGCTCTGGCTACCCGAAGTGCAAGTACGTGAAGCAGGAACTCCTCGAAGTCCCGTGCCCCAAGTGCGGCGGAGATATCGCCGTCCGCAAGACCAAGCGCGGCGACACCTTCTACGGCTGCACCAAGTACCCAAAGTGCGACTTCGCCTCGAACATCAAGCTCGTCAACGAGCCTTGCCCTCGCGGCAACAGCACTTACCTTCTCGAACTCGTCAACGCCGAAGGCACCTTCCTCGTCTGCCCTCACAACCACGAGGGTCTGCCGAAGAAACGCGTCAAAAAGGGAGCCCCCGAGGAGCCCGCCCCGGAGATCACCTGTGATTACAAGAAGAAGATCGCCGGCCCTCCGCCCATCCCCATCCCGATGGTCGAAGCCCCCGGCCAGGCCGTAGGCAGCGTAGCCTAA
- a CDS encoding menaquinone biosynthetic enzyme MqnA/MqnD family protein yields MARLRISAINFLNPAPLLYHFEHSPWAEELAARYDTRYTLPSLCAADLHAGRADLGLIPVAALTEDLAVVPGCTIASLGKVRSILLLLRPGVRLETVETVATDTASRSSLAYTQILFRKFVGTDPEFLAPAPADPLAMLGQADAALLIGDPALLALERKAEIDGALGACTWIDLAEEWVGRTGLPWVAAVWAVRPEALNGETAARLVGDLTASRDAGLAHREGLVAEWTPRIAVPAETIRHYLRHNIHYVLTPECVRAIELFRAYAAEIGALPPLAEIRFLNADAGFLRSDDRKPVDLAT; encoded by the coding sequence GTGGCTCGACTCCGTATTTCCGCGATCAATTTCCTGAATCCTGCTCCGCTGCTGTATCACTTTGAGCACTCTCCCTGGGCCGAAGAACTTGCCGCGCGCTATGACACGCGGTATACGCTACCCTCGCTTTGCGCGGCGGATCTGCATGCAGGACGGGCTGATCTTGGGCTCATTCCAGTCGCGGCGCTTACGGAGGATCTGGCGGTGGTGCCGGGATGCACGATCGCTTCGCTTGGAAAGGTGCGGTCGATTCTTCTGCTGCTGCGGCCGGGGGTGCGGCTGGAGACGGTAGAGACCGTGGCGACGGATACGGCTTCACGGAGTTCGCTGGCTTACACGCAGATCCTGTTTCGGAAGTTTGTGGGGACGGATCCAGAGTTTCTGGCACCGGCTCCGGCTGATCCTCTGGCGATGCTGGGGCAGGCGGACGCGGCGTTGCTGATCGGAGATCCGGCGCTGCTGGCGCTCGAGCGTAAGGCGGAGATCGATGGGGCGCTGGGGGCTTGTACCTGGATCGACCTGGCGGAGGAGTGGGTAGGGCGGACGGGATTGCCCTGGGTGGCGGCGGTTTGGGCGGTGAGGCCAGAGGCTTTGAATGGGGAGACGGCGGCGAGGCTGGTCGGGGATCTCACGGCTTCGCGGGATGCGGGGCTGGCGCACCGGGAGGGGCTTGTGGCCGAGTGGACTCCACGAATCGCTGTTCCGGCGGAGACGATTCGTCACTACCTTCGGCACAATATCCACTATGTGCTGACACCGGAGTGCGTGCGGGCGATCGAGTTATTTCGGGCTTACGCAGCGGAGATTGGAGCACTGCCTCCACTTGCGGAGATTCGCTTTCTCAACGCTGATGCGGGGTTTCTTCGCTCCGACGATAGAAAGCCGGTTGATTTAGCGACTTAA
- a CDS encoding methyl-accepting chemotaxis protein: protein MFTTLLFATLIIVVGSAGVAGCTYLVLGKGLTFYIMVRLLPATACLCLDICVWMLVGGPTSIKADMVVLPVGISILTAGFILVGQGLGKTISNAVDELQRGAEQIVSAANQVAQSSQTLAGDSSKQASSLEETSASAAEINARARQNTDSCRSTVALLAQSEEKVASANRQLGQMVTSMNQITESSGKISKIIKVIDDIAFQTNILALNAAVEAARAGEAGMGFAVVADEVRGLAQRSAQAAKDTASLIEESIANSSGGKSRVDEVALAISALTEETLRVKTMVDEISSGSEEQSRGIDQISRAVAEMERVTQTNAAMAQQSAAAAEELNAQSAMTQGIVSGLHAMVRGQAQRYA from the coding sequence ATGTTCACCACACTCTTATTTGCAACCTTGATTATTGTTGTCGGGTCGGCGGGAGTTGCAGGATGCACCTACCTGGTCCTGGGTAAGGGGCTCACCTTTTACATCATGGTCCGGCTGCTGCCTGCCACCGCCTGCCTTTGCCTGGACATCTGCGTGTGGATGCTCGTCGGCGGACCAACATCGATCAAAGCCGATATGGTGGTCCTGCCGGTTGGAATTTCGATTTTGACGGCGGGGTTCATCCTGGTCGGACAGGGCTTAGGCAAGACAATCTCGAACGCCGTCGACGAACTGCAACGAGGCGCGGAGCAGATCGTCAGCGCGGCGAACCAGGTTGCGCAGTCGAGCCAGACGCTGGCGGGAGACTCGTCGAAGCAAGCTTCCTCCCTGGAGGAGACATCGGCTTCCGCGGCGGAGATCAATGCACGGGCGCGGCAGAACACGGATAGTTGCCGTTCCACGGTCGCGTTGCTGGCCCAATCGGAGGAGAAAGTTGCCTCCGCTAACAGGCAGTTGGGGCAGATGGTGACGTCGATGAATCAGATCACCGAGTCGAGCGGGAAGATCTCGAAGATCATCAAGGTCATTGACGATATCGCGTTCCAGACCAACATTCTTGCGCTCAATGCCGCTGTGGAGGCTGCACGGGCCGGTGAGGCCGGGATGGGGTTTGCGGTGGTGGCGGATGAGGTGCGCGGCCTTGCGCAACGGAGCGCACAGGCGGCCAAGGATACGGCTTCGCTCATCGAAGAATCGATCGCTAACTCGAGCGGAGGAAAGAGCAGGGTGGACGAGGTGGCTCTCGCGATCAGTGCTTTGACTGAAGAGACGCTGCGCGTGAAGACAATGGTCGATGAGATCAGCTCCGGGAGCGAGGAGCAGTCCCGCGGCATCGACCAGATCAGCAGGGCGGTGGCCGAGATGGAGCGGGTAACGCAGACCAATGCGGCAATGGCACAGCAGAGCGCGGCGGCGGCGGAAGAGCTGAACGCACAGTCGGCCATGACGCAGGGAATCGTATCCGGTTTGCACGCCATGGTGCGTGGCCAAGCACAACGGTATGCGTGA
- the dprA gene encoding DNA-processing protein DprA, with protein sequence MALTLTPGMGPTRIARAVQRLGQAELLFEASLTELESLNLPSKSAQFIADGRARTLAEDEVRRLIDTGGSFLTFDDPAYPERLREIFDPPAVLWIRGNPGILGLPGIAVVGTRQPTPYGAGMAERLSRDLALRKLIILSGMARGVDTAAHKGAIDARGATVAVWGTGIDVIYPKENKRLAEQIVETGGAIVSEYPLGTFPAPQNFPIRNRILSGMSVGVLVIEAGEHSGTRITARCAMEQNRDVYAVPGNVTNRNAWGPNTLIKQGAKLTATWEDIWEDLPSHIRLALEDALHATGADESKLPASASLFTDAEQGAKLPEHERLVFERLRHDEALQLDELMEGLEGTLASPEIFTALFELELAGRVRQLPGKHYVRAF encoded by the coding sequence ATGGCCCTCACCCTCACCCCCGGCATGGGGCCAACCCGCATCGCACGAGCCGTCCAGCGCCTTGGCCAGGCCGAGCTCCTCTTCGAAGCCTCGCTCACCGAACTCGAATCCCTCAACCTACCCTCCAAGTCCGCCCAGTTCATCGCCGACGGCCGTGCCCGCACCCTCGCCGAGGATGAGGTCCGCCGCCTCATCGATACCGGCGGCTCTTTCCTCACCTTCGACGATCCCGCCTACCCCGAGCGTCTCCGCGAGATCTTCGATCCACCCGCCGTCCTATGGATCCGAGGGAATCCCGGCATCCTGGGGCTTCCCGGCATCGCCGTGGTCGGCACCCGCCAGCCCACACCCTACGGAGCCGGCATGGCCGAGCGTCTCTCCCGCGACCTCGCCCTCCGCAAACTCATCATCCTCAGTGGCATGGCCCGAGGCGTCGATACCGCCGCCCACAAAGGCGCGATCGACGCCCGCGGAGCCACCGTCGCCGTCTGGGGAACCGGTATCGACGTCATTTATCCCAAGGAAAACAAACGCCTCGCCGAGCAGATCGTCGAGACCGGCGGTGCCATCGTCAGCGAGTACCCCCTCGGTACCTTTCCCGCTCCGCAGAACTTCCCCATCCGCAACCGCATCCTGTCCGGCATGAGCGTCGGCGTCCTCGTCATCGAGGCTGGCGAACACTCCGGGACCCGCATCACCGCACGCTGCGCCATGGAGCAGAACCGGGACGTCTACGCCGTCCCCGGCAACGTCACCAACCGCAACGCCTGGGGGCCTAACACGTTGATAAAGCAGGGTGCCAAGCTCACCGCCACTTGGGAAGATATATGGGAAGACCTGCCCTCCCACATCCGCCTCGCACTCGAGGACGCCCTGCACGCCACCGGCGCCGATGAATCCAAACTCCCCGCCTCTGCATCCCTATTTACCGACGCCGAGCAAGGGGCGAAACTGCCCGAACACGAACGTCTCGTCTTCGAAAGGCTCCGGCACGACGAGGCATTGCAGCTCGACGAGCTCATGGAAGGGCTCGAAGGAACCCTCGCTTCCCCCGAAATCTTTACGGCGCTCTTCGAACTGGAGCTCGCCGGCCGGGTCCGGCAACTCCCCGGAAAGCACTACGTCCGTGCCTTTTAG
- a CDS encoding carbohydrate porin, with the protein MPLTSFLVRPYSSGTAAISFWHPRLDLPLDLKGSRPSADDGSADLTADTPTTEDSDSVSSLTNIFRHTNSARWMISGQANIIFQADPGFHSLYSGPNSFINRGEYKTSLVGTIYTGFQVRSNPHSSTELLLDIESAGGRGLGNALGVAGFTNLDVVRNPSLGSSPYIARAEIHQTIGLTDKMVEAQRTTTSLSTLVPERRIELRAGKLSTADLFDNNGVGTDSHLQFMNWTVDNNGSYDYAADTRGYTYGAFGEYDDKVWSVRYMLALMPTVANGLDLDWNVRRASGQNVEFELRKAPLGLLLKKSRGGVIRALSFVNHANMGLYADAIKAYESGADKTPNILLHERLGSVKYGFGLNAEQSLSENVRGFVRFGWNEGQHETWAYTEVDQTAAAGMDYAGSAWKRPLDKIGAAVVSNAISHEHMEYLKLGGLGFLLGDGNLNYGRENIAEAYYNLHAWRGAYYSFDTQAVENPGYNKDRGPFVVFSVRMHVDF; encoded by the coding sequence TTGCCCCTGACATCTTTCCTGGTCCGGCCATATTCTTCCGGCACCGCGGCGATCTCATTCTGGCATCCGAGGCTGGACCTCCCGCTTGACCTGAAAGGATCCCGTCCCTCCGCAGACGATGGCTCCGCGGATCTCACGGCGGATACGCCCACGACCGAGGACTCGGATTCCGTATCATCTCTCACGAACATCTTCCGTCACACGAATTCGGCCCGTTGGATGATCAGCGGCCAGGCGAACATCATCTTCCAAGCCGACCCGGGCTTTCATTCCCTCTACTCCGGGCCAAACAGCTTCATCAACCGTGGGGAGTATAAGACCTCGCTGGTTGGAACGATTTACACGGGCTTCCAGGTTCGCAGCAATCCGCACAGCTCGACCGAGCTTCTGCTTGATATTGAATCGGCTGGCGGGCGGGGTCTGGGGAATGCGCTCGGCGTCGCCGGGTTTACCAATCTCGATGTCGTCCGTAACCCGAGTCTCGGGTCTTCCCCATATATCGCCCGCGCAGAGATTCATCAGACCATCGGACTTACCGACAAGATGGTAGAAGCGCAGCGCACCACAACTTCTCTTTCCACCCTGGTGCCCGAGCGGCGGATCGAGCTGCGGGCAGGCAAACTGAGCACCGCAGATCTCTTCGATAACAACGGAGTCGGCACCGACAGCCACTTACAGTTTATGAACTGGACCGTTGATAACAACGGGAGCTATGACTATGCGGCCGACACCCGTGGTTATACCTATGGAGCCTTCGGCGAGTACGACGACAAGGTCTGGTCGGTCCGCTACATGCTGGCGCTGATGCCGACGGTAGCAAACGGTCTCGATCTTGACTGGAATGTTCGGCGCGCGAGCGGTCAGAACGTGGAATTCGAACTGCGGAAGGCACCTCTCGGCTTGCTGCTGAAGAAGAGTAGAGGTGGAGTCATCCGCGCTTTGAGCTTCGTCAACCATGCCAACATGGGTCTCTATGCCGACGCGATCAAAGCCTACGAGAGCGGAGCAGACAAGACTCCGAATATTTTGCTCCATGAGCGGCTTGGAAGCGTCAAGTATGGTTTCGGGCTCAATGCCGAGCAGAGCCTTAGCGAGAATGTGCGCGGCTTTGTGAGGTTCGGCTGGAACGAAGGACAACACGAAACGTGGGCTTACACCGAGGTCGATCAGACGGCAGCGGCTGGAATGGACTACGCGGGAAGCGCATGGAAGAGGCCGCTGGACAAGATCGGGGCGGCCGTGGTCTCCAACGCGATCAGCCATGAGCACATGGAGTATCTCAAGCTGGGCGGCCTTGGTTTTCTGCTCGGGGATGGCAACTTGAACTACGGCCGCGAGAATATTGCGGAAGCCTATTACAACCTGCATGCGTGGCGTGGAGCCTACTACTCCTTCGATACCCAGGCTGTAGAAAACCCCGGCTACAACAAGGATCGCGGGCCCTTCGTTGTTTTCAGCGTGAGAATGCACGTGGACTTCTAA